TCATCGGCTAAAATGAACTTTGGATTATTTACGATTGCACGTGCAACTGCGACACGCTGTTTTTGTCCACCTGATAATTCGTTCGGTAAGTGAGTAGCACGATCAGCTAAACCTACTTTTGTTAAAGCTGCTAGTGAGCGTTCACGTCGCTCTTTTTTATCAACACCTGCATAAATAAGAGGCAATTCAACATTTTGCATTGCTGTAAGTCTCGGTAATAACATAAAGTTTTGGAATACGAATCCGATTTCTTTATTACGGACATGTGCAAGTTCTGTTTCAGACATATTTGAAATGTTTTGTCCAGCCAGCTCGTACGTACCTGTCGTCGGTTTATCTAAGCAACCGATAATGTTCATTAATGTTGATTTACCAGAACCAGAAGGTCCCATAATAGAAGTGAATTCTCCTTGGTTCAGTGTTACGTCAATTCCATGTAATATTTGAACGGATTCTGTACCATTTTGGAAGGATTTCGTGATGCCTTTTAAGTTAATCACTGGGCGACAACCTCCATACCATCTTTTAAGTCTTTTTCAGGTTTAGAGATAATTTCCTCGCCTTTTTTCACTCCAGAAACTTTTGCTTCGCTATCAGTTTCGAATTCAACAGTAACTGCTTGTTCTTTCGCTTTACCGTCTTTTACAACGAAGACAACATTTTTATCACCTTTTTTCACGATACTGCTTTTCGGAACAATTGTACCAGTTGCTTCGCCAGATTTACTTGTTACGTAAACGTGGAAGCCGTTTTGTAGTTCGTCACTATTATCTAATGTGACAGTGAATTGATAGTTAGAAACAGTTTTATTTTCATCCATGCTCTTTAAAGGTGTAGAACCGATTTCTGTTACTTTTCCTGTCCAAGTCTTACCAGCGACAGTTTTTGATGAAACAGTTACTTCTTGCCCAACTTTCATACTAGCAAGCTCATATTCAGAAAGTTGACCTTTTACTTTAAATTGACCAGCGTGACGAAGAGTAATTCCGCTCATACCTGTTTTTTCGTCAGCAGTTTTTACGATATCATCAATTACGCCATCAGCAGGACTTGTTACAGAAAGAGTGTTTACTTTCTCTTTTGCTGCTTTAATCATTTCATCAGCTTTTTCAACTTCAAACTTTTTCATTTCAAGTTGTGATTCTAATTGCCCAACTTCAACTTCTGATGCTTTTAATGCTTCAGCAGGAAGGCCTGCATTTTTATCTTTTTGTAATTTTTGTTTCGCTGCATCAATTTGTTTTTGGAACAATGTTACTTCTTTTTGTGCGATTTTCTTTTGCATTTCTGCTTCTGTTATACCTTGTTTCGCAGTCGGATCATTGTATTTAAATAGAAGCTGACCCTTTTTCACTTCATCGCCTTTTTTAACAGCTAATTCATATGTTCCTTTTGTTGGATCGAATGAAATAGTTTCAATTCCATTTGGAATAACTTCGCCACCAAATTTTTGCGCGTTTTGGATTTGTTTTTCAGTTACTTTATATCCGCTATATGCCATTGCTACTTCTGAACCGCCACCAGCAAATGCAAAGTATGATCCAGCTGCAATTCCGATTGCTACTACACTAGTAATTAACACTTTATTTTTCTTCTTCATCTATTTATCACCTTTTCGTTCGTTTTAGTATCTACATTAAGTATAGAAGAGGTAAAGAATCTGACAAATCGTTTTAGCTTACAATAACCTTACAGTTTTGTAAGGTATGAATATGTAAATGTAAGGTAGAGGTTGTCCTAGTGTAAGCAAATGAATTGACTCGTCGTTTCTTTCTTACAATAATATTGTATGGAGGAAAGGAGGAAGGAAGATGGAAGCTTATTTTAGCGCGCATCCATTAAAACCGTTTATTCCCTATTCAAGGCAACA
This genomic interval from Bacillus thuringiensis contains the following:
- a CDS encoding ABC transporter ATP-binding protein, whose amino-acid sequence is MINLKGITKSFQNGTESVQILHGIDVTLNQGEFTSIMGPSGSGKSTLMNIIGCLDKPTTGTYELAGQNISNMSETELAHVRNKEIGFVFQNFMLLPRLTAMQNVELPLIYAGVDKKERRERSLAALTKVGLADRATHLPNELSGGQKQRVAVARAIVNNPKFILADEPTGALDTKTSTQIMDLFYELNKQGSTIIMITHDREIGEAAARQIVIRDGNIVQDWRG
- a CDS encoding efflux RND transporter periplasmic adaptor subunit, which translates into the protein MKKKNKVLITSVVAIGIAAGSYFAFAGGGSEVAMAYSGYKVTEKQIQNAQKFGGEVIPNGIETISFDPTKGTYELAVKKGDEVKKGQLLFKYNDPTAKQGITEAEMQKKIAQKEVTLFQKQIDAAKQKLQKDKNAGLPAEALKASEVEVGQLESQLEMKKFEVEKADEMIKAAKEKVNTLSVTSPADGVIDDIVKTADEKTGMSGITLRHAGQFKVKGQLSEYELASMKVGQEVTVSSKTVAGKTWTGKVTEIGSTPLKSMDENKTVSNYQFTVTLDNSDELQNGFHVYVTSKSGEATGTIVPKSSIVKKGDKNVVFVVKDGKAKEQAVTVEFETDSEAKVSGVKKGEEIISKPEKDLKDGMEVVAQ